Sequence from the Sphingobium indicum B90A genome:
CAATTTTCACGGTTTTTTAAGGATTTCGGCAACCGCTGATCTTGCCGAATCATGCAAAATCGCGCACATTGTCGAATGATCACCCGCATTTAGGCTTGACGGGTGTCAAGGTGGGGAAATGCTATGAGCGGTAACGGAACTCTGACGCGCGCGGATCTCGCGGAGAGCGTGAACCGTCATATTGGCCTTTCGCGGGCAGAGGCGGCAACCTTGATCGAATCCATTTTGGAGCATATGTCCGCCGCGCTCGAACGCGGGGAAAATGTGAAGATC
This genomic interval carries:
- the ihfA gene encoding integration host factor subunit alpha; amino-acid sequence: MSGNGTLTRADLAESVNRHIGLSRAEAATLIESILEHMSAALERGENVKISSFGTFVLRDKTQRMGRNPKTGVEVPIEPRRVLTFRASQTMRDRVASA